Proteins co-encoded in one Spiroplasma gladiatoris genomic window:
- a CDS encoding dicarboxylate/amino acid:cation symporter: protein MIYATTWEKITDFISIGSYKSLIAIIIFFSLQIGLWFFLKKFKNKFLHLFSGLLLGLLFGVIIQAIVGFPETFTSKDSKDRKWLEEFKWVEELDKWSVIFKKIFIISITLLMIPLIFLSIYRAITKKNSKRVGRITGKGITFLMINVALAFFIAAGIGILLKIGVTSDGAKVLDKFGEQQSDDEGVNLTSIPDMIINYLPTNVFSSLAGSAVIPVIIMSSIVGLSVKAISKKDERKVEAFAKLMDASWEIVLKIVNSFIKIIPLAIMSIVTNLMITQSLSALSSVGKVLGAAYISLFICVIYLTITLLLARIKPNKWWQKGWRPCYQGLVTQSSSATLPYTMKSLVDEMKVDETCVSTIIPLSTTMGMIGGAGAEGGLLVALMWTGTDSAVIHDQGIWLFLFLGLIMTLIISLGIPGTPGTSTLVITSLTNSLGVPSLKNATMSIMLVLEDIFDIGRTSVNILAAMVGSTLVALSEGMIGVDTDILSKKAAKHQIKLNELKTLKDTFDQEYRVLKVEFQEQKIDKRAFIESSKTVKTNYKQKQQEIKKTK, encoded by the coding sequence ATGATATACGCTACAACTTGAGAAAAAATCACAGATTTTATTTCGATTGGAAGTTATAAATCTTTAATTGCAATAATTATATTTTTTTCATTGCAAATTGGTTTGTGATTTTTTCTAAAAAAGTTTAAAAATAAGTTTTTACATTTATTTTCTGGACTATTACTAGGATTATTGTTTGGTGTTATTATCCAAGCAATAGTAGGTTTTCCAGAAACATTTACATCAAAAGACTCAAAAGACAGAAAATGATTAGAAGAATTTAAGTGAGTCGAAGAACTTGACAAATGATCTGTAATATTTAAAAAAATATTTATTATTTCAATTACACTTTTAATGATACCTTTAATTTTTTTATCAATCTATCGTGCTATTACAAAGAAAAATTCTAAAAGAGTAGGAAGAATTACTGGAAAAGGAATTACATTTTTAATGATAAACGTTGCTCTTGCATTTTTTATAGCTGCAGGAATAGGAATTTTATTAAAAATAGGAGTAACTAGTGATGGCGCAAAAGTTTTAGATAAGTTTGGAGAACAACAAAGTGATGATGAAGGAGTTAACTTAACTTCTATACCAGATATGATTATTAACTATTTACCTACAAACGTATTTAGTAGTTTGGCGGGAAGTGCAGTTATTCCTGTTATAATAATGTCTTCAATAGTAGGTTTAAGTGTTAAAGCAATTTCTAAAAAAGATGAAAGAAAAGTAGAAGCTTTTGCAAAACTAATGGATGCAAGCTGAGAAATAGTTTTAAAAATAGTTAACAGTTTTATTAAAATTATTCCTTTAGCTATTATGTCAATTGTAACTAACCTTATGATTACTCAATCCTTATCAGCATTATCTTCTGTTGGTAAAGTGTTGGGTGCAGCTTACATTAGTTTATTTATATGTGTAATTTATTTAACAATAACTTTACTATTAGCAAGAATTAAACCAAACAAATGATGACAAAAAGGATGAAGACCATGTTATCAAGGTCTTGTTACTCAATCATCAAGTGCGACTTTACCTTATACAATGAAATCATTAGTTGATGAAATGAAAGTTGATGAAACTTGCGTTTCAACAATCATACCGTTATCTACAACTATGGGGATGATTGGTGGAGCTGGTGCAGAGGGAGGATTGTTGGTTGCTTTAATGTGAACAGGAACAGACTCTGCAGTAATTCATGATCAAGGAATATGGTTATTCTTATTTCTTGGATTAATCATGACTTTAATAATTTCATTGGGTATACCAGGAACACCTGGAACTTCTACTCTTGTTATTACAAGTTTAACAAACTCTTTAGGAGTACCAAGTTTAAAAAATGCAACAATGTCAATTATGTTGGTACTAGAAGATATTTTTGATATTGGTAGAACTTCAGTGAATATATTAGCGGCAATGGTAGGAAGTACACTTGTTGCTCTAAGCGAAGGAATGATTGGTGTTGATACAGACATATTAAGTAAAAAAGCTGCAAAACATCAAATAAAATTAAATGAGTTAAAAACCTTAAAAGATACTTTTGACCAAGAATATAGAGTTTTAAAAGTAGAGTTTCAAGAACAAAAAATTGATAAAAGAGCTTTTATTGAAAGTTCGAAAACTGTTAAAACAAATTACAAGCAAAAACAACAAGAGATTAAAAAAACTAAATAA
- a CDS encoding DNA-3-methyladenine glycosylase I produces MKRCDWANLNKTLQNYHDNEWSICEFSDYKLFEVLCLEIMQAGLSWDIILKKRKFLKQAFNNFDFSLVKNYDSNKIDNLLINEKIIRNKSKILSIINNAKILYNWKSIYNYSFSEYIWSFTNNKPIINFPKTHKDVQSLNFLSIQISKELKTKGFKFIGPTIIYSFLQAIGVIDDHLIDCYKKNKQ; encoded by the coding sequence ATGAAAAGATGTGACTGAGCTAACCTTAATAAAACTTTACAAAATTATCATGATAACGAATGATCAATATGTGAATTTAGTGATTATAAACTGTTTGAAGTTTTATGTTTAGAAATAATGCAAGCAGGACTAAGCTGAGATATTATTTTAAAAAAGAGAAAGTTTTTAAAACAAGCTTTTAATAATTTTGATTTTTCTTTAGTTAAAAATTATGATAGTAACAAAATAGACAATTTGTTAATAAATGAAAAAATTATAAGAAATAAATCTAAGATTTTATCTATAATTAACAATGCAAAAATTTTATATAATTGAAAATCAATTTATAATTATAGTTTTTCTGAATATATTTGAAGTTTTACGAACAATAAACCTATAATAAACTTTCCTAAAACACATAAAGATGTACAATCTTTAAATTTTTTATCTATACAAATATCTAAGGAGTTAAAAACTAAAGGTTTTAAATTTATAGGTCCAACAATTATATATTCTTTTTTACAAGCAATTGGAGTAATAGATGATCATCTAATTGATTGTTATAAAAAAAATAAACAATAA
- a CDS encoding SDR family NAD(P)-dependent oxidoreductase: MAKKIKLLNKYAVVTGASKGLGYEYCKELLKKGYNIIGVARNASNLNNLKTEFVGQKIIAWNFDLSVFENNVELIKKCQDYDTEIFINNAGYGVWGFFTQSDVDQEMNMIELNIKSLHYLTKKMIIKFDEQGYGRVINVGSMAAFTPGPVFASYYASKAYVFSLGLAINTELKKTKSKARVLTVCPGPLKTDFWNRSSNQKEAKYKSTIKVMSTSTYAKKSLNTALKTNKKDYIVTGLTNKLVKKITKWAPLSITLSSVYKYQKNRK, encoded by the coding sequence ATGGCTAAAAAAATAAAATTGCTCAATAAATATGCAGTAGTAACTGGTGCTAGTAAAGGATTGGGTTATGAATATTGCAAAGAGTTACTAAAAAAAGGATATAACATAATTGGAGTTGCAAGAAATGCTTCAAACTTGAATAATTTAAAAACAGAATTTGTAGGGCAAAAAATTATAGCTTGAAATTTTGACTTAAGTGTTTTTGAAAATAATGTTGAATTAATAAAAAAATGCCAAGATTATGATACTGAAATATTTATCAATAATGCTGGTTATGGTGTATGAGGATTTTTTACTCAAAGTGATGTTGATCAAGAAATGAATATGATTGAATTAAATATAAAATCATTGCATTATTTAACAAAAAAAATGATAATTAAGTTTGATGAACAAGGATATGGCAGAGTAATAAATGTTGGATCAATGGCGGCATTTACTCCTGGTCCGGTTTTTGCTTCATATTATGCTTCAAAAGCCTATGTTTTTAGTTTAGGATTAGCTATTAATACTGAATTGAAAAAAACAAAATCAAAAGCTAGAGTACTAACAGTTTGCCCTGGGCCTTTAAAAACAGATTTTTGAAATCGTAGTAGTAATCAAAAAGAAGCAAAATATAAATCTACTATTAAAGTAATGAGTACATCTACTTATGCAAAAAAAAGTTTAAATACTGCTCTTAAAACTAATAAAAAAGATTACATAGTAACAGGTTTAACTAATAAATTGGTTAAAAAAATCACAAAATGAGCACCACTGTCTATAACGCTTAGTTCTGTTTACAAATATCAAAAAAATAGAAAATAA